A window of the Streptomyces sp. Ag109_O5-10 genome harbors these coding sequences:
- a CDS encoding adenosine deaminase, with product MTATRVDADVIRRLPKAVLHDHLDGGLRPATLVELAAEVGHTLPTTDPDELAAWYVEAANSGDLVRYIATFEHTLAVVQSKEGLRRVAEEYVLDLAADGVVYGEVRYAPELNVKGGLTLHEVVESVQEGLAAGMAKAAAAGTPVRVGTLLCGMRMFDRVREAAEAAVAYRDAGVVGFDIAGAEAGFPAADHLDAFRYLREESVPFTIHAGEAFGLPSIHQAVQACGAQRIGHGVRITEDIVDGKLGRLAGWVRDRRIALEMCPTSNLQTGCATSIAEHPITALKELGFRVTLNTDNRLVSGTTMTREMSLLVEEAGWTVEDLRTVTVNALKSAFIPFDERRALIEDVVLPGYASVL from the coding sequence ATGACTGCTACGCGCGTAGACGCAGACGTGATCCGTCGCCTCCCCAAGGCCGTCCTGCACGACCACCTCGACGGCGGCCTGCGCCCCGCCACCCTGGTCGAGCTCGCGGCCGAGGTCGGTCACACCCTGCCCACCACCGACCCCGACGAGCTGGCCGCCTGGTACGTCGAGGCCGCCAACTCCGGCGACCTGGTGCGTTACATAGCCACCTTCGAGCACACCCTCGCCGTCGTGCAGTCCAAGGAGGGGCTGCGGCGGGTCGCCGAGGAGTACGTCCTCGACCTGGCCGCCGACGGGGTCGTCTACGGCGAGGTGCGCTACGCACCGGAGCTGAACGTGAAGGGCGGCCTCACGCTGCACGAGGTCGTGGAGAGCGTGCAGGAAGGGCTCGCCGCCGGCATGGCGAAGGCCGCCGCCGCGGGCACGCCCGTCCGTGTCGGCACCCTGCTCTGCGGGATGCGGATGTTCGACCGGGTCCGCGAGGCCGCCGAAGCGGCCGTCGCCTACCGGGACGCCGGCGTCGTCGGCTTCGACATCGCCGGTGCCGAGGCCGGCTTCCCGGCCGCCGACCACCTGGACGCCTTCCGGTACCTGCGCGAGGAGAGCGTGCCCTTCACGATCCACGCCGGCGAGGCGTTCGGCCTGCCCAGCATCCACCAGGCGGTCCAGGCGTGCGGTGCCCAGCGCATCGGGCACGGCGTGCGCATCACCGAGGACATCGTGGACGGCAAGCTCGGCCGCCTCGCCGGCTGGGTGCGCGACCGCCGTATCGCCCTGGAGATGTGCCCCACCTCCAACCTGCAGACCGGCTGTGCCACCTCGATCGCCGAGCACCCGATCACCGCGCTGAAGGAACTGGGCTTCCGGGTCACCCTCAACACCGACAACCGGCTGGTCTCGGGGACGACGATGACCCGGGAGATGTCCCTGCTGGTCGAGGAGGCGGGCTGGACCGTCGAGGACCTGCGCACGGTCACGGTGAACGCCCTGAAGAGCGCGTTCATCCCGTTCGACGAGCGCAGGGCCCTCATCGAGGACGTGGTCCTGCCGGGTTACGCCTCCGTGCTCTG
- a CDS encoding VOC family protein encodes MRRVALVTLVVGDYDEAIRFYTEALGFRLVEDTPRPDGSRWVVVAPGAEGDGTGLLLARAKDEDQRARVGDQTGGRVGFFLHTEDFARDHARMTAAGVTFLEEPRHEAYGSVAVFQDLYGNRWDLLQPAA; translated from the coding sequence ATGCGACGCGTCGCCCTGGTCACCCTTGTCGTCGGCGACTACGACGAGGCCATCCGCTTCTACACCGAGGCCCTCGGGTTCCGGCTCGTCGAGGACACGCCCCGCCCGGACGGTTCCCGCTGGGTCGTCGTGGCGCCCGGCGCGGAGGGGGACGGCACCGGACTGCTGCTCGCCCGCGCCAAGGACGAGGACCAGCGTGCCCGCGTCGGCGACCAGACGGGCGGCCGGGTCGGGTTCTTCCTGCACACCGAGGACTTCGCCCGCGACCACGCCCGGATGACCGCCGCCGGCGTGACCTTCCTGGAGGAGCCGCGGCACGAGGCGTACGGCAGCGTCGCCGTCTTCCAGGACCTCTACGGAAACCGCTGGGACCTGCTCCAGCCCGCCGCCTGA